The Populus trichocarpa isolate Nisqually-1 chromosome 18, P.trichocarpa_v4.1, whole genome shotgun sequence genomic interval CGACATCAATAGCCAAAACCATTGCTAATCACCCCAAAATCAGTCTCGTTGAAATCCCATTCCCCACTATTGATGGCCTACCTAAGGATTGTGAAAACACCTCTCAACTACCTTCAATGGAATTTCACCTTCCTTTTCTCCATGCCACCAAACAACTCCAAAAGCCCTTCGAGCAAGTCCTACAAACCATGTTGGAATCCAAAACCCCTCCTATATGTGtcatttcagatttttttcttggctggACACTTGCTTCATGCCAAGCATTTGGTGTCCCTAGGCTAGTCTTTCATGGCCTGGGTATTCTATCAATGGCCATCATCAAATCTAGTTGGTTTCATGCACCACAACTGGAATCAGTGTCAATGTTTGATCCTTTAGACCTTCCTGGCATGAAACTCCCCTTCACTTTGACTAGAGCAGACTTGCCAGGGTCGACCAACTTACCAGAACATGATGACAAATTTTACCAGTTCATACAAGAAGTAGGAGAGGCTGATGTAAAGAGTTGGGGAGTTATTGTTAATAGCTTTGAAGAGCTAGAAAAGAGTCACATCCAAGCTTTTGAATCTTTCTACATCAATGGGGCTAAGGCTTGGTGTTTAGGTCCTCTATGTTTGTATGAAAAAATGGGAAGCGATAAATCCACCAACCAAGACCATTCCTGTACTTTAACACAATGGCTGACTGAGCAAGTCACACCAGATTCTGTGATTTATGTTTCATTTGGTACACAAGCTGATGTATCAGATTCCCAGCTTGATGAAGTGGCTTTTGCCTTGGAGGAGTCAGGATCTCCTTTCTTATGGGTGGTAAGATCAAAGACATGGTCTTTACCTACTGGCttggaagagaaaataaaaaataggggTTTGATTGTAAGAGAATGGGTCAATCAACGCCAAATACTATCTCATCGTGCAATAGGTGGGTTCTTGAGTCATTGTGGTTGGAATTCAGTGCTAGAGAGTGTATCAGCTGGTGTGCCAATTCTTGCTTGGCCAATGATAGCTGAACAATCACTGAATGCTAAATTTATAGTGGATGGACTTGGAGCCGGGCTTAGTGTCGAAGGGGTGCAAAATCAAGTCTCTAAAATTCTTGTTTCAAGGCAAGCTATATGTGAAGGTGTGGAGGAGTTGATGGGAGGATCAAAGGGAAGGATTGCAAAGGAGAGAGCGCAAGCCTTGGGCAGGGTGGCTGGAAGGGCAGTGCAAAAAGGTGGGTCGTCTCATGACACCCTGAACAAGCTCATTGATCAACTTCGTGTCTCTATGTAGTATATATGCATAatgttatcatatatatatatatatatgcgcgagATGTTTGTCTAATCATCTCCTCGTACTTCAAATTGACATAAATTTCTAGCTCATTGTAAGGGAAATTGATTTAAGTTAATGAAAAAAGCGTTTATCTATGGCCTTTGGAAGATCCTCTTGGGTTCATTCACCACAACTAAAATCAATGTCAAATGTTTGATCCTTTAGACCTTCATGGCATGACACTTCCCTTCACTTTGACAAGAGAAGAGTTGCCCGGCACACCAGTCTCCTCCTTGTTGCCACTAGGAGACATAAGCCAACATTCGGTGCAACAAATGACTATTACGAGGGTGTTTATATTATAAGATTAATTTGGTCATGTGATTTCTTGAACAAATTCTCCATTACCAAACTCTTTACACGGCTTTTATTGGAAATGTAAATGATAATTGTGACAAAATAGTCGATGAGCAAGTAGATTCATTCTCAAAATCATTGTCTTAGGCTCAAATCTAAATTAAGATATCTTGTAAGTGTTGTCCAAGATATTAGactaattagaatatttaatttataaccatgtaattcttatattattcaaagtaaatttacaataaatatcaaattagataTATTAGTACAAATATAAGATATATATCCAAATTTGCACAGGAGATATAAACAAAAATCTTAGCATGCATATTAAAGTTATAAGGTATAAaacttaaactaaaaatataaaaagtatttacTTGTTGAAACTCTTAGAATTCGATCAAGTTAAGATGTTATTGTTATAAAGGATTAatcatttatctttaaaattttatttcttctcatttagtgcaaataaaatgtttataatatgcatcataagattttaaaagTACCGCTTTGTTTGGATGTATTTCTAAATATGATtcatcaatctaaaaaaattaattcaagtatCTCTTtacaaagatcaaatctaagCTTTAGatatgaaggaaaaataaagcttaaaacaaagctaaaactaaagcaaaaaatattgaaaattgaaGTGAGGAAAAAATATTGCCAAAACTCTTCAttcaatccctttttttttatataat includes:
- the LOC7476233 gene encoding UDP-glycosyltransferase 73B4 — translated: MPILHQGTQTEIVCSESKSPTMPSPSSSHVVIFPFMAQGHTLPLLYLSKALSRQQIMVTIITTPSNATSIAKTIANHPKISLVEIPFPTIDGLPKDCENTSQLPSMEFHLPFLHATKQLQKPFEQVLQTMLESKTPPICVISDFFLGWTLASCQAFGVPRLVFHGLGILSMAIIKSSWFHAPQLESVSMFDPLDLPGMKLPFTLTRADLPGSTNLPEHDDKFYQFIQEVGEADVKSWGVIVNSFEELEKSHIQAFESFYINGAKAWCLGPLCLYEKMGSDKSTNQDHSCTLTQWLTEQVTPDSVIYVSFGTQADVSDSQLDEVAFALEESGSPFLWVVRSKTWSLPTGLEEKIKNRGLIVREWVNQRQILSHRAIGGFLSHCGWNSVLESVSAGVPILAWPMIAEQSLNAKFIVDGLGAGLSVEGVQNQVSKILVSRQAICEGVEELMGGSKGRIAKERAQALGRVAGRAVQKGGSSHDTLNKLIDQLRVSM